CCAGCTGGTGGTCGAGGTCGAGGAGCACGAGGCGCTCGGCACCTGGGGCGAGGATGGCCGCCTGCTGTCGGTCAAGGGCGATGTGTTTACCGCCAACCTGGCCGAGGCCGACGACGACCACGCATTGCCTGGTTTCGACGGCCCGCAAGGGACCGAAAAGGAAGTATTGGCCCGCTTTACCGAGCTGCGTTCGCTGTTCGCGCCGGTCCAGCTGGCGCCGCTGCACCTGTCGCTCTCGAGCCGGTATGCCTGGACCGTGAAGCTGGACAATGGCATGAGCGTGGCGCTGGGGCGCGAGCAGGACCGCGACACGCTCAAGAAACGCGTGCAGCGCCTGGTCGGGGTGTACCCGCAACTGGTCGCGCGGCTGCAAGAAGGCCGTATCGACACGATCGACATGCGCTACCAGAACGGGCTGGCGCTGTCGTCGGCGGCCTTGAGCGTGCCGCTGGATGTGACCAAGCCGGTGAAGCCGGCAAAAAAAACGACAACTCCGATCAATAAGACAACCAAGCAAACATAAGCAGGCAACAGCAATGACAAAAGACGCGAAGAACCTGATCGTCGGCCTCGACATCGGCACCTCGAAGGTGGTGGCGGTGGTGGCCGAAGTGATGTCCGACGGACGCCACGAGGTGATCGGCCTCGGTCAGCACGAGTCGAAAGGGTTGAAGAAAGGCGTGGTCGTCAACATCGAGGCCACCGTCGAGTCGATCCAGCGTGCGCTCGAGGAAGCGGAGCTGATGGCCGACTGCAAGATCCGCAATGTCTATGCTGGCATCGCCGGCAGCCATATCCGCTCGTTCAATTCGAGCGGCATGGTCGCGATCAAGGACAAGGAAGTCACCGCCACCGACGTGGCGCGCGTGATCGAGACCGCCAAGGCGGTGAACATCCCGACCGACCAGCAATTGCTGCACACGGTGCCGCAGGAATTCATCGTCGATAACCAGGAAGACGTGCGCGAACCGATCGGCATGAGCGGCATTCGCCTGGAAGTGCGCGTGCACATCGTCACCGGTGCGGTCTCGGCAGTGCAGAACATAGTAAAGTGCGTGCGCCGTTGTGGCCTCGAGGTCTCGGACCTGATCCTGCAGCCGATGGCCTCGGCCGACGCGGTGCTGACGGTCGATGAGAAGGAACTGGGCGTGGTGTTGATCGACATTGGCGGCGGCACCACCGACATCGCGGTGTTCTCGGACGGCGCGATTCGCCACACCGCGGTACTGCCGATTGCCGGCGACCAGATCACCAGCGACATCGCGATGGCCTTGCGCACGCCGACCGGCGAAGCCGAGGACATCAAGATCCGCTACGGCGTGGCCAAGCAGGTGCTGGCCGATCCGGGCGAGACGCTGGAGGTGCCGGGGCTGGGCGACCGCGGTCCGCGCGCCTTGTCGCGCCAGGCGCTGGCGGCCGTGATCGAGCCGCGCGTCGAAGAACTGTTTGCAATGGTGCACACGGTGGTGCGCGATTCCGGCTACGAGGGCGTGCTCTCGTCGGGCATCGTGCTCACCGGTGGCAGCTCGATCATGCCCGGCATGATCGAGATGGCCGAAGACATTTTTCTCAAACCGGCGCGCCTGGGCACGCCGGACTACCGCGGCCAGTTGGCCGACGTCGTGCGCAGCCCCCGCTACGCCACGGTGCTCGGTTTGCTGCTGGAAGCGAAGAAGCAATACCTGCGCGGTCACATCGTCACGCGCCAGGATGGTTCGGTGAAGGCAGTCTGGCAGCGCATGAAGGAATGGATAGCAGGGAACTTCTAAGACACTAAATTTTTAGTACGACAGCAACAAATCGTTCACGGGTCAAGATTTTTTAAATACAATCGCTGTTTCCGGTTGCGGAGCCTGCCAGGGGCCTGGCAAATCTCCTCGATCGAGAAGCGGCACTGAATATTGGGAGTTCATCATGGAGTTCGATATGGTCGATAACGCAGCACTGGGAACCGTCATCAAAGTTGTCGGCGTCGGCGGCGCCGGCGGCAACGCGGTTCAGCACATGATCAATAAGGGTGTGTCCGGTGTCGAGTTCATCGCCGCAAACACGGATGCGCAGGCACTTGCAGTGTCGGGCGCGAATAACATCATCCAGATCGGCGACTCCGGCCTGGGCGCTGGCATGCGTCCGGAAGTGGGCCGCCAGCTCGCCGAGCAGACCCGTTCGCGCATCGAAGACGCGCTGCGCGGCGCGCACATGGTCTTCATCGCTGCCGGCATGGGCGGCGGCACCGGTACCGGCGCCGCGCCGATCGTCGCCGAAGTGGCCAAGAGCATGGGTGCGCTCACCGTTGCCGTGGTCTCCAAGCCGTTCTCCTACGAAGGCGACAAGTGCATGCAGGTGGCGGAAGCCGGCCTGGAAGAGCTGAGCAAGCACGTCGACTCATTGATCGTCATCCTGAACGAAAAACTGGAAGACATCTACGAAGACGAAAGCATGCTCGACTGGATGAAGCACGCCGACGACGTCCTGAACAACGCTGTTGCCGGTATCGCCGAGATCATCAACGTGCCGGGCCACATTAACGTCGACTTTAACGACGTCAAGACCATCATGAGCGAGCAGGGCAAGGCCATGATGGGTACCGCGACCGCCGCCGGCGTCGACCGCGCGCGCATCGCCGCCGAACAGGCCGTGGCCTCGCCGCTGCTGGACGGTATCGACCTGTCGGGCGCCAAGGGCGTGCTGGTCAACGTGACCGCCAGCCGTGGCCTGAAGGGCAAGGAAATCAAGGAAGTCATGGCCGCCGTGCGCGCCTTCGCCGCGCCGGACGCGTCGATTGCCCAGGGCATCGCCTACGACGACGAGATGGGCGACGAGATCCGCGTGACCGTGGTCGCGACCGGCCTGGGCAAGGCCAAGAAGATGCAGCTGGTGCAGCCGCAGCAGGTGCTGCGCACCGGTACCTACAATGCCCCGATGATGGCCAGCGCGTCGGCGGTGGCTGGCGGCCTGACCATGGGCCAGGCCAGCAGCGACGCGCAGAGCGGCATGAAGCAGCCGGCCGTGTGGCGCCGCGAGCAGGCGTCCGAGCAGGTGCAGGCCATGCAGCGCAACGGCGTCGAGACCTACGACATTCCAGCCTTCCTGCGCAAGCAGGCCGACTGATTGTCGAGTCGGTAGGGAAGTGGAAGGGCCAGCGCAAGCTGGCCTTTTTTCGTGGTGCCGTCGATTCCAGTGTATTTCACGGAATTTCAGTGCGCGAGCCCATCGCCTGCAAGCTCTGTCCACATCGGCGATAATTGCCGGATTCTCAAAACAACAAGGAGTACACCCATGACCATCCAGATCGGCGATCGCCTGCCGGAAGGCACCCTCGCGGAATTCATCGAGACTGAAACCGCAGGCTGCGCGCTCGGCCCGAATACTTTCCAGGTCAGCGAACTGGCCAAGGGCAAGAAGATCGTCATCTTCGGCCTGCCGGGCGCCTACACCCCGACCTGCTCGGCCCAGCACGTGCCGGGTTACGTCCAGCACGCCGAGGCACTCAAGGCCAAGGGCGTCGATGAAATCTGGTGCATCTCGGTCAACGACGCCTTTGTGATGGGCGCCTGGGGCCGCGACCAGAAGGCCACCGGTATCGTGCGCATGATGGCCGACGGTAACGCCGCATTCTCGAAGGCGCTGGGCCTGGACGCCGACTTCTCGAAGCACGGCATGGGCACCCGCTCGCAGCGCTACTCGATGCTGGTCGAAGATGGCGTCGTCAAGCAGCTCAACGTCGAGACCTCGGGCTTCGAAGTCTCGGGCGCCGACAAGATGCTCGCACAACTGGCGTAAGCGCCGCTACCTGCAAACGGCGCCTCGGCGCCGTTTTTCATGCCATGATCATCAATGCCGAAACCCCCGACCAGCCAGAGATCCGCTGCCTGCTAGACCAGCTCGATGCGGTCTGCGCGGCGCTGTATCCGGTCGAATCGCACCACCCGATGAATATCGCCTCGCTGCTGGCAGACGACGTGCTGTTTTTGGTCGCGCGCGGCAGCGACGGCGCCGCGCTCGGCTGCGTGGCGCTGGTGCGGCGCGAGGGCTTCGGCGAGGTCAAGTGCATGGTGGTCGACCAAGCCATGCGCGGGCGTGGCACCGGGCGTCGGCTGCTCGAGCAGCTGGCGACCTTTGCCAGGATGTCTGGCGTGCGCGCGCTCAAGCTGGAAACCGGCATCCGCCAGCTAGAAGCGATCAAGCTGTACGAGCGCTTTGGCTTTACCCGCTGCGCCCCCTTCGGCGCTGGCCAGCCGGACCCGCTGAGCCTGTTCATGGAAAAGCAGCTGTGAAGCTTGGCATGAAGCTTGACATGAAGCGGCCCGCCGGCAACCTGTACAGCATTTACGCGATGGTGCTGGCCGTGTTCATGTTTGCCCTGATGGACACGGTCATGAAGCTGCTTACCGAGCGCTATCCGGCGATTCAGGTGGCGGCGCTGCGTTCGCTCACCTCACTGCCGCTGGTAGCGATCTACGTGGGCGTGCGGGTCGGTTACCGCGACATCTTCAAGATCCGCTGGCCGCTGCACCTGATGCGCGCGGTGCTCGGCATCGCGATGCTGACCCTGTTTGCGTTTGGCATCCGCAATCTGTCGCTGGCCGAGGCCTACACGATTTTCTTCGTCTCGCCCGCCCTCATCACGGCGCTGTCGGTGTGGTTCCTGAAAGAGCGCGTGGGCGCGGCGCGCTGGATCGCGATCGCGGTCGGTCTGGGCGGCGTGCTGGTGGTGCTGCGCCCGAGCGGCGCTGGCTTCCTGACCATAGGCGGGCTGGCCATTCTCGGCGCGGCCGCCATGTACGCCATATCGGCGATCACGGTGGGCATCCTGGCGCGCACCGACCGCAGCGAACATATGGTGTTCTGGCTGATGGTGATGGTGGCGGTTGGCGCCAGCGCGCTGGCGGTGCCCGGCTGGGTGGCGCTGAGCACGGCCGACCTGCCGCTGCTGGCGGCCCTGTCGCTGACCGGCTTCATCGGCCAGCTGGCGATCACCGAAGCCTTTGCCAGGGGCCAGGCCTCGAGCATCGCCCCCTTTGAATACACCGCGCTGGCCTGGGCCGTGGGGCTGGATTGGCTGCTGTGGCAAACCCTGCCCGACCGTTACACCATGCTGGGCGCTGCCATTATCATCGGCAGCGGGCTGTATCTGCTGCGCCACGAGAAAAGACACGTCGAAGCCGAGCATCCGTAGAGGTGGCCCCGGCAGCAAGCACAAAAGCGCTGGGCTATAATCGCCGGATGCTGAAACAACGAACCATCAAACAGGTCGTGCGCACCACCGGTGTCGGCGTCCACTCTGGCACCAAGGTCGAACTGACCCTGCGTCCGGCCGCGCCGGGGGCCGGCATCACCTTCCGCCGCGTCGACTACGACCCGGTCGTCGCCATCGCCTGCGCCGCCGACGTGGTCGGCGAAACCCGCATGGCCACGGTCCTGATCAAGGACGGCGCGCGCGTGTCCACCGTCGAGCACCTGATGTCGGCCTGCGCCGGCCTGGGTATCGACAACCTGACCGTCGATGTCACTGCCGAGGAAATCCCGATCATGGACGGCTCTGCGGCATCCTTCGTCTACCTGCTGCAGCAGGCCGGCGTAGAAGAGCAGGACGTGCCAAAGAAATTCATCCGCGTGCTCAAAGAGGTCGAGATCCGCCAGGGAACCGGCAGCGGCGAAAAATGGGCGCGCCTGTCGCCTTACGAGGGCTTC
Above is a genomic segment from Massilia sp. H6 containing:
- the ftsA gene encoding cell division protein FtsA, yielding MTKDAKNLIVGLDIGTSKVVAVVAEVMSDGRHEVIGLGQHESKGLKKGVVVNIEATVESIQRALEEAELMADCKIRNVYAGIAGSHIRSFNSSGMVAIKDKEVTATDVARVIETAKAVNIPTDQQLLHTVPQEFIVDNQEDVREPIGMSGIRLEVRVHIVTGAVSAVQNIVKCVRRCGLEVSDLILQPMASADAVLTVDEKELGVVLIDIGGGTTDIAVFSDGAIRHTAVLPIAGDQITSDIAMALRTPTGEAEDIKIRYGVAKQVLADPGETLEVPGLGDRGPRALSRQALAAVIEPRVEELFAMVHTVVRDSGYEGVLSSGIVLTGGSSIMPGMIEMAEDIFLKPARLGTPDYRGQLADVVRSPRYATVLGLLLEAKKQYLRGHIVTRQDGSVKAVWQRMKEWIAGNF
- the ftsZ gene encoding cell division protein FtsZ, coding for MEFDMVDNAALGTVIKVVGVGGAGGNAVQHMINKGVSGVEFIAANTDAQALAVSGANNIIQIGDSGLGAGMRPEVGRQLAEQTRSRIEDALRGAHMVFIAAGMGGGTGTGAAPIVAEVAKSMGALTVAVVSKPFSYEGDKCMQVAEAGLEELSKHVDSLIVILNEKLEDIYEDESMLDWMKHADDVLNNAVAGIAEIINVPGHINVDFNDVKTIMSEQGKAMMGTATAAGVDRARIAAEQAVASPLLDGIDLSGAKGVLVNVTASRGLKGKEIKEVMAAVRAFAAPDASIAQGIAYDDEMGDEIRVTVVATGLGKAKKMQLVQPQQVLRTGTYNAPMMASASAVAGGLTMGQASSDAQSGMKQPAVWRREQASEQVQAMQRNGVETYDIPAFLRKQAD
- a CDS encoding cell division protein FtsQ/DivIB, whose product is MWHDVRALNASASALVALTVLAGLASGVWWLSQRPMFSLRAVTVESMYGIDLRHVNELTVRNGVIGKIRGNFFTADLEQVRATFETVPWVRRATVRREWPNQLVVEVEEHEALGTWGEDGRLLSVKGDVFTANLAEADDDHALPGFDGPQGTEKEVLARFTELRSLFAPVQLAPLHLSLSSRYAWTVKLDNGMSVALGREQDRDTLKKRVQRLVGVYPQLVARLQEGRIDTIDMRYQNGLALSSAALSVPLDVTKPVKPAKKTTTPINKTTKQT
- the lpxC gene encoding UDP-3-O-acyl-N-acetylglucosamine deacetylase, whose protein sequence is MLKQRTIKQVVRTTGVGVHSGTKVELTLRPAAPGAGITFRRVDYDPVVAIACAADVVGETRMATVLIKDGARVSTVEHLMSACAGLGIDNLTVDVTAEEIPIMDGSAASFVYLLQQAGVEEQDVPKKFIRVLKEVEIRQGTGSGEKWARLSPYEGFKLDFFIEFNHPAVDGTMQRAAVDFGDVSYVHDVARARTFGFMQDVETLRGMGLARGGSLENAIVMDEYRILNADGLRYDDEFVRHKILDAIGDLYIVGHPLLASYAAHKSGHALNNELLRKLLAQPDAYEMVEFDSLEAAPPSYVRQMTREWAQT
- a CDS encoding DMT family transporter, which gives rise to MKLDMKRPAGNLYSIYAMVLAVFMFALMDTVMKLLTERYPAIQVAALRSLTSLPLVAIYVGVRVGYRDIFKIRWPLHLMRAVLGIAMLTLFAFGIRNLSLAEAYTIFFVSPALITALSVWFLKERVGAARWIAIAVGLGGVLVVLRPSGAGFLTIGGLAILGAAAMYAISAITVGILARTDRSEHMVFWLMVMVAVGASALAVPGWVALSTADLPLLAALSLTGFIGQLAITEAFARGQASSIAPFEYTALAWAVGLDWLLWQTLPDRYTMLGAAIIIGSGLYLLRHEKRHVEAEHP
- a CDS encoding peroxiredoxin; amino-acid sequence: MTIQIGDRLPEGTLAEFIETETAGCALGPNTFQVSELAKGKKIVIFGLPGAYTPTCSAQHVPGYVQHAEALKAKGVDEIWCISVNDAFVMGAWGRDQKATGIVRMMADGNAAFSKALGLDADFSKHGMGTRSQRYSMLVEDGVVKQLNVETSGFEVSGADKMLAQLA
- a CDS encoding GNAT family N-acetyltransferase; this translates as MIINAETPDQPEIRCLLDQLDAVCAALYPVESHHPMNIASLLADDVLFLVARGSDGAALGCVALVRREGFGEVKCMVVDQAMRGRGTGRRLLEQLATFARMSGVRALKLETGIRQLEAIKLYERFGFTRCAPFGAGQPDPLSLFMEKQL